The following proteins are co-located in the Aquarana catesbeiana isolate 2022-GZ linkage group LG02, ASM4218655v1, whole genome shotgun sequence genome:
- the LOC141129760 gene encoding odorant receptor 131-2-like, whose amino-acid sequence MMKVTIFNTFNNETYISSQSIQLSESAKMAFIGVIIFCICFFIYFILVLLMVYFATPHLRENARYILFAHMLINDAVYLSLGLFLCLGFVFLLYVPLPICYILVTCATATFQITPYNLAIMALERYVAICFPLRHIMLCTARRSYFAIATMWFVGWLPNVADFIVLISSFEVKYLSQNILCKRQSVHVLAAQNTIHLCTLTMSFILVSLVILFTYIKVMLIAHKTGSGKSSASKAGRTLILHAVQLFLCLLSLTSSFSETYRGDYFFIVIMLNFLLFTCVPRLLSPLIYGIRDEVFSKSIRKMYSTIK is encoded by the coding sequence ATGATGAAGGTAACCATATTCAATACTTTCAATAACGAGACCTACATAAGTAGCCAAAGCATTCAACTGTCCGAAAGTGCAAAAATGGCATTCATTGGTGTCATCATCTTCTGCATCTGTTTCTTCATCTACTTCATCCTAGTACTTCTGATGGTTTACTTCGCCACTCCTCACCTCCGGGAGAACGCACGATACATCCTTTTTGCTCATATGCTCATCAATGACGCAGTGTACCTCAGCCTTGGGCTCTTCCTGTGTTTGGGCTTTGTATTCCTCCTTTATGTTCCTTTACCCATCTGTTATATCCTGGTGACCTGTGCCACAGCTACATTTCAAATCACTCCGTACAACTTGGCTATCATGGCCCTGGAACGATACGTGGCTATTTGCTTCCCGCTTAGACACATCATGTTATGTACAGCCCGGAGGTCATATTTTGCTATTGCAACAATGTGGTTTGTTGGGTGGCTTCCTAATGTTGCTGATTTTATAGTCCTCATTTCCTCTTTTGAGGTGAAATATTTGTCTCAGAATATACTGTGCAAGCGGCAGTCAGTACATGTCCTAGCAGCCCAAAACACCATACATTTATGCACCCTAACTATGAGTTTTATTCTGGTGTCTCTGGTCATTCTTTTCACCTACATCAAGGTTATGCTGATAGCTCACAAAACTGGCTCTGGAAAGTCTTCGGCCTCCAAGGCTGGTAGAACCTTGATCCTTCATGCAGTTCAGCTCTTTCTATGTCTGCTCTCCCTAACTTCTTCATTTTCAGAAACGTATCGTGGGGATTATTTCTTTATCGTAATTATGCTCAATTTTTTGTTGTTTACTTGTGTTCCAAGACTTCTCAGCCCTCTTATTTATGGCATCAGAGAtgaagtatttagtaaaagcattaGGAAAATGTACTCTACCATCAAATAA